In one window of Schistosoma haematobium chromosome 5, whole genome shotgun sequence DNA:
- the SSC5D gene encoding Soluble scavenger receptor cysteine-rich domain-containing protein ssc5d (EggNog:ENOG410V8QG~COG:S~SECRETED:SignalP(1-17)) has translation MFLFVFSFISCFLTSNAQTEVGGIRAIRLAPKTSLYPEGRDGVLEVNYNGTWGTICNIGFDELAASVACFMLGLPPRGVPILNSIRRSPNSSPLLSEFNCTGRVLLTSGRLSTATTHLGVCSFTTEIPSTCLANNRQTSIVCLDPAETTTTTTPAPNYMTLAPVNCNSSDYSSIRLVDGTNNAGRVEVKHPQTNQWGTICADGFDLHAARALCRMLCTSS, from the exons ATGTTCTTGTTCGTATTCAGCTTTATTTCCTGTTTCCTGACTTCTAATGCCCAGACAG AAGTTGGTGGCATCAGAGCCATACGCTTGGCTCCTAAAACCAGTCTTTATCCTGAAGGGCGTGATGGTGTTTTGGAAGTTAATTACAACGGTACTTGGGGAACTATTTGCAACATTGGGTTCGACGAACTAGCGGCGTCAGTTGCATGCTTTATGCTTGGGCT TCCACCTCGCGGTGTCCCTATATTGAACAGCATTCGTCGAAGTCCCAATTCGTCTCCTCTGTTGTCGGAATTCAATTGCACTGGAAGAGTCCTTTTGACATCTGGCCGTCTTAGCACTGCCACTACACATTTAGGCGTTTGTTCCTTTACAACCGAGATTCCCTCTACCTGTCTGGCAAATAATCGCCAGACTTCAATAGTTTGTCTAGACCCTGCTGAGACGACAACTACAACTACTCCTGCTCCAAACTATATGACGTTGGCTCCAGTTAACT GTAACTCTTCTGATTACTCGTCTATTCGTTTGGTAGATGGAACAAACAACGCTGGCCGAGTAGAAGTAAAACATCCTCAAACAAATCAATGGGGTACAATATGTGCCGATGGTTTTGATTTACATGCAGCACGTGCTCTTTGTCGAATGTTATGCACAAGCTCGTGA